The Phoenix dactylifera cultivar Barhee BC4 chromosome 15, palm_55x_up_171113_PBpolish2nd_filt_p, whole genome shotgun sequence genome contains a region encoding:
- the LOC120113291 gene encoding peroxisomal (S)-2-hydroxy-acid oxidase GLO4-like yields the protein MEIDPVNVSEFQELAKQALPKMYYDYISGGAEDQFTLKENIEAFQRIMLRPRVLVDVSKIDMSTTLLGYDMSSPIMVAPTGAQKLAHPEGELVTAKAAAACNTIMVLSFSSSYTIEEVASTCNAIRFFQLYIFKRRDISAKLVQRAESNGFRAIVLTVDTPRLGRREADIKNKMIAPKISNLEGLLSLDVDAEGGSNLEAFASETLDPSLSWKDIGWIKSITNLPILVKGILTAEDATKAVEAGVSGIVVSNHGARQLDYAPATISVLEEVVKAVSGAVPVLFDGGVRRGTDVFKALALGAKAVMIGRPVVYGLAAKGEYGVRRVIEMLQNELELTMALAGCPSIKDITRNHIWTKHNRLRSLM from the exons ATGGAGATCGACCCGGTTAATGTGAGTGAGTTTCAAGAACTTGCCAAACAAGCTCTTCCAAAGATGTACTATGATTATATCAGTGGAGGAGCTGAAGACCAGTTTACCTTGAAGGAGAATATTGAAGCATTTCAAAGAATTAT GTTACGGCCCAGGGTTCTTGTAGATGTGAGCAAAATAGATATGTCAACAACCTTACTAGGGTACGACATGTCTTCACCTATCATGGTTGCCCCGACTGGAGCGCAGAAGTTAGCACATCCTGAAG GAGAATTGGTAACAGCAAAAGCTGCAGCAGCATGTAACACAATAATG GTGTTGTCATTTTCGTCTAGTTACACTATTGAGGAGGTTGCTTCCACTTGCAATGCTATTCGTTTCTTTCAATTATAT ATATTCAAAAGGCGAGATATTTCAGCAAAACTAGTACAGCGAGCTGAGAGTAATGGATTTAGAGCTATTGTTCTAACAGTTGACACTCCAAGGCTTGGTCGAAGGGAGGCAGATATAAAAAACAA GATGATTGCAccaaaaatttcaaatcttgAAGGCCTGTTATCACTGGATGTTGATGCT GAAGGTGGTTCTAATCTTGAGGCCTTTGCATCTGAAACTTTGGATCCTTCTTTGAGTTGGAAG GACATAGGATGGATAAAATCTATTACAAACTTGCCCATTTTGGTAAAGGGCATTCTGACTGCAGAAGATG CTACAAAGGCAGTAGAAGCAGGAGTATCTGGTATAGTTGTATCTAATCATGGTGCTCGCCAGCTTGATTATGCACCAGCAACAATATCTGTTcttgaagag GTGGTTAAAGCTGTTTCTGGAGCAGTTCCTGTTCTATTTGATGGAGGAGTCCGACGTGGAACCGACGTGTTCAAGGCCTTGGCTCTTGGTGCTAAAGCTGTAATG ATTGGACGACCTGTCGTCTATGGCCTGGCAGCAAAGGGGGAATATGGAGTAAGAAGGGTCATTGAAATGCTTCAAAACGAGTTGGAGCTGACCATGGCCTTGGCAGGCTGCCCCAGtataaaggacattaccaggAATCACATCTGGACCAAGCATAACAGGCTGAGATCCCTCATGTGA
- the LOC120113292 gene encoding zinc finger CCCH domain-containing protein 62-like, producing MASCELKPAKGDETLQEEGSEEEEQSSDFCAPDESDEDPTFDILDETRSALSKISLKKSKSRDLKKEIELGNEDGAEPVEVEIPELNEKDGKCFEMVEKLIKDGQLEKLKVDQCKVYLRKYGLRLTGNKDVLLERIREHLEVKDGGGEKKYPISSFVLNCKGDACTSDVVLFEQNVYEMFSIASRSATGPSIGTRLIAGRIVKESYGAAKQQHTFTIEVLWSKGEKPLPPLHPLLIKGRNLYRLKTMRQKWADEEQRKKILQEKHARGSIARCARENRIQQKEVRKINRIIRMEENKGKHIPAEQRNQHQPNPLQTNRQLKNIQPLQQSQHHPDAFKSKFLKQIHFQNESQIKSDKITTTENYDNSSPQKENYDNCYQVTKPPTMFQASSTDPVVKPWNFEFLPSHDPPQFDEKHNQHHQQPCPSYSNSLKMSSPRPPLALSNYFNGSLPQQPSVCSNYFNRSPPQHHCPIQRQQLCRFYRQGRCYFGDNCKYRHD from the exons ATGGCCTCCTGCGAGCTCAAACCAGCTAAGGGAGATGAAACCCTCCAAGAAGAAGGATCCGAGGAGGAAGAACAGTCGTCGGACTTCTGCGCGCCGGATGAGTCTGATGAAGACCCGACGTTTGACATCCTCGACGAAACACGGTCGGCTCTTTCGAAGATTTCGCTCAAGAAATCCAAGTCCCG GGATCTTAAAAAAGAGATCGAGCTGGGAAATGAAGATGGGGCGGAGCCGGTGGAGGTCGAGATTCCAGAGCTCAACGAGAAGGATGGGAAATGCTTTGAGATGGTTGAAAAGCTTATCAAAG ATGGCCAGTTGGAGAAACTAAAAGTTGATCAGTGCAAGGTGTATTTGAGGAAGTATGGGCTAAGATTAACAGGCAACAAAGATGTTTTATTGGAGCGCATCAGAGAGCATCTTGA GGTCAAAGATGGTGGTGGGGAGAAGAAGTACCCTATTTCTAGCTTTGTCTTGAACTGCAAAG GGGACGCATGCACAAGTGATGTGGTGCTGTTCGAGCAAAATGTTTATGAAAT GTTCAGTATTGCTTCTAGGAGCGCCACAGGTCCTTCAATTGGTACAAGGCTGATTGCTGGCCGGATAGTGAAGGAAAGTTATGGTGCAGCCAAGCAACAACATACATTTACA ATTGAGGTGCTATGGAGCAAAGGTGAAAAACCATTGCCTCCCCTTCATCCCCTCCTTATCAAGGGGAGGAATCTCTACCGGCTTAAGACAATGAGGCAG AAATGGGCTGATGaagagcaaaggaagaaaattcTGCAAGAGAAGCATGCGAGAGGTTCTATTGCACGATGTGCAAGGGAGAATAGGATCCAGCAAAAGGAAGTGAGGAAAATAAACAGAATAATTAG GATGGAGGAGAACAAGGGCAAGCATATACCAGCAGAACAGAGAAACCAGCATCAACCAAATCCACTTCAAACAAATCGTCAACTAAAAAACATTCAGCCCTTGCAGCAGTCTCAGCATCACCCTGATGCATTTAAATCAAAGTTTCTTAAACAAATTCACTTTCAGAATGAAAGTCAAATCAAATCTGACAAGATAACAACTACTGAAAATTACGACAACTCTTCAcctcaaaaagaaaattatgacAACTGTTATCAAGTTACAAAACCACCTACCATGTTTCAGGCTAGCAGCACTGATCCAGTTGTCAAGCCTTGGAATTTTGAGTTTCTTCCTTCTCATGATCCGCCACAGTTTGATGAAAAACACAACCAGCATCATCAACAACCTTGCCCGTCATACTCAAATTCTCTTAAGATGAGCTCACCACGACCGCCGTTGGCACTGTCAAATTATTTCAATGGAAGTCTGCCACAACAGCCATCGGTGTGCTCAAATTATTTCAACAGAAGTCCACCACAACATCATTGTCCCATACAGCGACAACAACTCTGCCGCTTCTATCGCCAAGGGAGGTGCTACTTTGGAGATAACTGCAAGTATCGGCATGACTAA
- the LOC103714858 gene encoding uncharacterized protein LOC103714858, giving the protein MDLLGATLEALAFRYSAAVAGWLWAWFAVLAAALGLWRIRAALPPSPKPPGPLDPTGAEAVSAPPSAPVLIEPSPSCNADGIATPKARFMAYFHADDGSDEKERGDGISDDDGEETEKEEDAPWGWARRIVRNDGDLGLYRYENRTAFNGSVVRPWDGNVRLTVTAGRVRRRT; this is encoded by the coding sequence ATGGACCTCCTCGGAGCGACTCTGGAGGCCCTGGCGTTCCGCTactccgccgccgtcgccggCTGGCTCTGGGCGTGGTTCGCCGTCCTCGCCGCCGCCCTCGGCCTCTGGCGCATCCGCGCCGCCCTTCCTCCTTCTCCCAAGCCCCCCGGTCCCCTGGACCCCACCGGAGCCGAAGCCGTCTCGGCTCCTCCCTCGGCTCCAGTGCTGATCGAGCCGTCCCCAAGCTGCAACGCTGACGGGATCGCCACGCCCAAAGCCCGGTTCATGGCGTACTTCCACGCCGACGACGGCAGCGACGAGAAGGAGCGGGGTGACGGCATCAGTGACGATGACGGAGAGGAGAcagagaaggaggaggatgcGCCGTGGGGATGGGCGCGGAGGATAGTTAGGAACGATGGGGACCTGGGGTTGTACCGTTACGAGAATCGTACGGCGTTTAACGGCAGCGTCGTGAGGCCGTGGGATGGCAACGTAAGGCTGACGGTGACGGCGGGGAGGGTACGACGGCGGACGTAG